From Weissella confusa, a single genomic window includes:
- a CDS encoding HNH endonuclease: MAKMTRCRYVSPAGVRCHRLAEEPNHYCAMHIEHEAEYQAKRKQWNVKHTSQYYHKYNKTQRVRNDTKREQDKFYRTKQWTNGLRPAVLERDNYLCQYCKANGRMTPGKIVDHIIPYEFDPSKRDDLSNLATICAACHTGKTRWEQEYYGTGAGNELKNVAAVPDIKYLPDFMDSAKTQ, encoded by the coding sequence ATGGCTAAGATGACACGATGCAGATACGTCAGTCCAGCCGGTGTTAGATGCCACAGATTAGCAGAAGAACCAAACCACTACTGCGCTATGCACATCGAACATGAAGCAGAGTATCAAGCTAAGCGGAAGCAGTGGAACGTTAAGCACACGTCACAGTACTACCACAAGTACAACAAGACGCAACGTGTACGCAATGATACCAAGCGGGAACAGGATAAGTTCTACCGCACTAAGCAGTGGACGAATGGACTAAGACCAGCAGTGCTAGAGCGTGACAACTACCTATGCCAATACTGCAAGGCGAATGGACGGATGACGCCAGGCAAGATAGTTGACCACATCATTCCTTATGAGTTCGATCCAAGCAAGCGTGATGACCTAAGCAACCTAGCAACCATCTGTGCTGCATGCCACACTGGCAAGACACGTTGGGAGCAGGAGTATTACGGTACAGGAGCAGGGAACGAATTGAAGAACGTGGCAGCAGTGCCCGACATTAAGTACTTACCAGATTTTATGGATAGCGCTAAAACGCAATGA
- a CDS encoding phage major capsid protein, giving the protein MDIQSLNNAWVEAGQRLSDLQNKAALLVNDDAADVDAINSIKNDIEVAKAKRDLAKDNYDRAVEDQAHAVLNDPEAGKKPLNDEEVNIKDKFVKDFVGMMKNDPKVVNLVSSSTDENGNAIGLTIPQDIETAINTLKRQYDSLEQYVNVEKVGTPNGSRVFEKWSDITPLTNLDAEDGVIADNDDPKLSTVKYLIKRYAGITTVTNTLLKDTAENILAWLSSWIAKKVVVTRNNAIIAAMNAAPTKPTLATFDDIKKMALTAVDPTIRATSFFMTNTSGIAVLATVKDADGRYLLQRDVTQPENYMIEGKQVIEIADKWLPSNKGAMPLYFGDLKQAVTLFDRENMSLLSTNIGGGAFEKDLTKLRVIDRFDVKTTDADAFVAGSFTAIADQPAKTVQQAAAAGTQA; this is encoded by the coding sequence ATGGATATTCAATCATTAAACAACGCATGGGTTGAAGCTGGACAACGATTGTCTGACTTGCAAAACAAGGCGGCTTTGTTGGTAAACGACGACGCAGCAGACGTTGACGCTATTAACTCAATTAAGAACGACATCGAAGTTGCAAAGGCTAAGCGTGACTTGGCGAAGGACAACTATGATCGTGCCGTTGAAGACCAAGCACATGCAGTCTTGAACGACCCAGAGGCTGGCAAGAAGCCATTGAACGACGAAGAGGTCAATATCAAGGACAAGTTTGTTAAGGACTTTGTCGGAATGATGAAGAATGACCCAAAGGTGGTCAACTTGGTTTCATCATCAACTGACGAAAATGGAAACGCAATTGGTTTGACGATTCCACAAGACATTGAGACGGCTATCAACACGTTGAAGCGTCAATATGATTCATTGGAGCAATACGTCAACGTTGAAAAGGTTGGAACGCCTAACGGTTCACGTGTATTTGAGAAGTGGTCGGACATCACGCCATTGACTAACTTGGATGCAGAAGATGGTGTAATTGCCGACAACGACGACCCTAAGCTATCAACCGTCAAGTACTTGATTAAGCGTTACGCAGGTATCACGACGGTAACTAACACGTTGTTGAAGGATACGGCAGAAAACATCTTGGCATGGTTGTCATCATGGATTGCGAAGAAGGTTGTTGTTACGCGTAACAATGCCATCATCGCTGCTATGAACGCAGCACCAACTAAGCCAACATTGGCAACGTTCGATGACATCAAGAAGATGGCGTTGACTGCTGTTGACCCAACTATCCGTGCAACGTCATTCTTCATGACTAACACGTCTGGTATTGCTGTTTTGGCAACGGTTAAGGACGCAGACGGACGTTACTTGTTGCAACGTGATGTTACTCAACCTGAAAACTACATGATTGAGGGTAAGCAAGTAATCGAAATCGCTGACAAGTGGTTGCCTTCAAACAAGGGTGCAATGCCTTTGTACTTTGGTGACTTGAAGCAAGCTGTGACGTTGTTTGACCGTGAAAATATGTCATTGTTGTCAACCAACATCGGTGGTGGTGCCTTTGAAAAGGACTTGACGAAGCTACGTGTTATTGATCGCTTTGATGTTAAGACAACCGATGCCGATGCATTTGTGGCTGGTTCATTCACGGCTATTGCTGACCAACCTGCAAAGACTGTTCAACAAGCTGCTGCAGCCGGAACGCAAGCTTAA
- a CDS encoding ArpU family phage packaging/lysis transcriptional regulator translates to MALLPAVNEKATREAVREFFDSEWPRIVNMADMGYVDLKSVEISDMPSARSFGNANDERFTNHANAVYYYDAVVHAIKVMTQPHRHFMWLRYVRHLEWLQVEALTGYSTRRGQEIIDEAFLLFADNFSDVDDLRVKESSSY, encoded by the coding sequence ATGGCACTTTTACCAGCGGTGAATGAGAAGGCAACAAGAGAAGCGGTTCGAGAGTTTTTTGATAGTGAGTGGCCACGTATTGTTAACATGGCTGATATGGGATATGTTGATTTGAAGTCAGTTGAAATTTCAGACATGCCAAGTGCGCGATCATTTGGAAATGCCAACGATGAACGATTTACTAATCACGCTAACGCTGTGTACTACTACGACGCCGTGGTCCATGCCATTAAAGTCATGACACAGCCACACAGGCACTTCATGTGGTTGCGATACGTCCGACACTTAGAATGGTTACAAGTAGAAGCACTGACTGGTTACAGCACTAGACGTGGTCAAGAGATTATCGATGAAGCGTTTCTGTTGTTCGCTGATAATTTTTCTGACGTTGATGATCTGCGAGTTAAGGAAAGCAGCAGTTATTAG
- a CDS encoding CsbD family protein — MALEDKIDGAKDQVAGKAKEVEGKVTGDETREVEGKVQGLLGKAKDAFGDVKDAAEDVVEDIKEKFDK, encoded by the coding sequence ATGGCTTTAGAAGACAAGATTGATGGCGCAAAGGATCAAGTAGCAGGTAAGGCGAAGGAAGTTGAAGGTAAGGTTACTGGAGATGAAACTCGTGAGGTAGAAGGTAAGGTCCAAGGACTATTGGGTAAGGCCAAGGATGCCTTTGGAGATGTTAAGGATGCTGCAGAAGATGTAGTTGAAGACATCAAGGAAAAGTTTGATAAGTAA
- a CDS encoding phage portal protein, with amino-acid sequence MAVFKPPKISNMFAASSDGGSLDDGIVNFLTGGNSDYVSVREAIHNSDLYSLVSQVSGDLASSRLIADATRAQGILNNPDPRTNPHAFWQSFFAQMLFNGEAFAYRWRNANGQDQRWEQLRPSQVQPYITDDGSGLLYQVSFDEPMIGTQFFGQGDIIHVRLMSTNGGLTGISPLTALSNELNVKRESDKLTIQALKQSINANGVLSIKGGGLLDWKTKASRSKQFMSQYTASNGGPIVLDDLEEFKPLEIKSNVAALLGQVNWTSTQIAKVYGVPDSYLNGTGDQQSSLDQIKGLYANALNRFVSAVVGELNTKLSANITADMRPAIDPMGDDYLGMLANIVKQGALGQNQFEYLVRNQGYLPDDMPVAIMPKPVLKGGEKEDEEN; translated from the coding sequence ATGGCAGTATTCAAGCCACCTAAGATTAGCAACATGTTCGCTGCTAGTTCTGACGGTGGTAGTTTAGATGACGGCATTGTCAACTTTCTAACTGGTGGTAATTCAGATTACGTGTCTGTGCGTGAAGCAATTCATAACAGTGATTTGTATTCGCTGGTTTCACAAGTCAGCGGCGACCTTGCAAGCTCACGATTAATTGCGGATGCAACACGTGCACAGGGTATTTTGAATAACCCTGATCCACGAACTAACCCGCACGCATTCTGGCAGTCATTCTTTGCTCAAATGTTGTTCAACGGTGAAGCGTTTGCTTATCGTTGGCGCAATGCTAACGGACAAGACCAACGTTGGGAACAATTACGGCCTTCACAAGTTCAACCGTACATCACTGATGACGGTAGCGGGTTGTTATATCAAGTGTCATTCGATGAACCGATGATTGGTACGCAATTCTTTGGTCAGGGTGACATTATTCACGTTCGATTGATGAGTACAAACGGTGGTTTGACTGGTATCAGTCCACTCACGGCATTAAGCAACGAATTAAACGTAAAAAGAGAGAGCGACAAGCTCACAATTCAAGCGTTGAAGCAGTCGATTAATGCAAACGGTGTGCTGTCTATCAAGGGTGGGGGTTTGCTTGACTGGAAAACCAAGGCATCACGTTCCAAGCAGTTCATGAGTCAATACACCGCTTCAAATGGCGGTCCAATTGTGCTTGATGATTTGGAAGAGTTTAAGCCGTTAGAAATCAAAAGCAATGTTGCAGCACTTTTGGGACAGGTCAATTGGACTTCGACCCAAATTGCCAAGGTTTATGGCGTACCAGATAGTTATTTGAACGGTACAGGCGACCAACAATCGTCACTTGACCAAATCAAAGGGCTGTACGCAAACGCGCTTAATCGCTTTGTAAGTGCCGTTGTTGGTGAGTTAAACACTAAGCTTTCAGCGAACATCACGGCAGACATGCGACCAGCTATTGACCCAATGGGTGATGACTATCTTGGTATGTTGGCAAATATTGTTAAGCAAGGTGCACTTGGCCAAAACCAATTTGAATATCTGGTGCGAAACCAAGGATATTTGCCTGATGATATGCCGGTTGCAATTATGCCTAAGCCAGTATTGAAGGGAGGTGAAAAGGAAGATGAAGAAAATTAA
- a CDS encoding phage tail tube assembly chaperone — protein MMKISFKELRKAPFEVKASVKNLKKTYAIQLKMATLEDSMQEDARVESLQAVLGALDNLTEYVVDMLKLKPAEIEALEDLSQEDVMAIAQRLNMRLMGMSEADIEKALTETDDDEGLE, from the coding sequence ATGATGAAAATTTCGTTTAAGGAATTGCGTAAGGCACCCTTTGAAGTTAAGGCTTCAGTTAAGAATTTAAAGAAGACATACGCCATTCAATTGAAGATGGCCACGTTGGAAGATTCTATGCAAGAGGACGCACGGGTTGAATCACTACAAGCTGTACTGGGCGCACTGGACAACTTAACAGAATACGTTGTCGACATGTTGAAGCTTAAGCCAGCTGAGATTGAAGCACTTGAAGATTTGAGTCAAGAGGACGTTATGGCAATTGCACAACGCTTGAACATGCGCTTGATGGGTATGTCAGAAGCTGATATTGAGAAGGCTTTGACGGAAACTGATGACGATGAGGGTTTAGAGTAA
- a CDS encoding DUF1056 family protein: protein MITKKIKGFARAIRARLDVILFSLALVAFVLTMFLTINAFFGGISLTIALAVAGYGVVLIDNGTNTNRKE from the coding sequence ATGATTACTAAGAAAATTAAAGGCTTTGCACGAGCGATTAGGGCTAGGTTGGACGTTATTTTGTTCAGCTTGGCACTAGTCGCTTTTGTTTTGACCATGTTTTTAACAATTAATGCATTTTTCGGTGGGATTTCACTGACTATTGCACTTGCTGTTGCCGGATATGGCGTCGTGCTTATCGACAATGGCACCAACACTAACAGAAAGGAGTAA
- a CDS encoding HK97 gp10 family phage protein — protein MAEQSLEDILNAFIEDAEAVSTNMTVDDKAKVTKAGADVFAKELETEYKANHYRHRTTGEDPHLADSVTTQSTNVDGMKNGSSTVGFSKDKAYIANFIENGTKFPMYTSKGRKYKHGGQVAINGDHAIDNLRNDSQLQAKIVEAQAEVYKQIIDRRNNQ, from the coding sequence ATGGCAGAACAATCATTAGAGGACATTTTGAACGCCTTTATTGAAGACGCTGAAGCAGTATCAACCAACATGACGGTAGATGATAAGGCTAAGGTTACTAAGGCAGGTGCTGATGTGTTTGCTAAGGAACTTGAAACAGAGTACAAGGCTAATCACTACCGACACCGCACAACGGGTGAAGACCCACACTTAGCTGATTCAGTTACTACGCAGAGTACCAATGTAGACGGCATGAAAAATGGCTCATCAACAGTTGGGTTCTCAAAGGACAAAGCTTACATTGCTAACTTCATCGAGAACGGTACTAAGTTTCCGATGTACACCTCAAAAGGTCGCAAGTACAAGCATGGTGGCCAGGTTGCTATTAACGGTGACCATGCAATCGATAACCTGCGTAACGACTCACAGTTGCAGGCTAAGATTGTTGAAGCTCAGGCAGAAGTATACAAGCAGATTATCGATAGGAGGAACAATCAATGA
- a CDS encoding transposase, which yields MIRYSPEFKQSLVEMHNQGRSYTELAAEYGPSADSIRNWVKLYTVHEVDGEKWTQADVNALQKENAKLREELEILKRAAVLLSKYN from the coding sequence ATGATTCGATATTCACCAGAATTTAAGCAATCTCTTGTCGAGATGCACAACCAAGGGCGTTCTTACACTGAACTAGCCGCTGAATACGGGCCTTCGGCCGATTCAATCCGTAACTGGGTCAAATTGTACACAGTCCACGAAGTGGACGGCGAAAAATGGACGCAAGCTGATGTAAACGCATTACAAAAGGAAAACGCCAAACTTCGCGAAGAACTTGAGATTTTAAAACGAGCCGCGGTGTTGCTTTCGAAGTACAATTAA
- a CDS encoding phage tail protein → MAIAGLKLITLALRDKETGALLKGNAGLSADGLFPVTTKMLGAKSANITNISANGTPVYGNNSKVDQTQVKGEPSVALDFNDLPFDVKQKLLGRISDGKGGFVQGDRPRVAMTIETQNVKRTNSIWFGFANGEVQENAANVQTDTNNEVRVDDQLTFTSFGVEAWNNEAMKVYSDLDSKFDKAAMQADVFGTTVAPAPATPSV, encoded by the coding sequence ATGGCTATTGCAGGATTGAAGCTTATCACGTTGGCATTGCGTGATAAGGAAACAGGTGCTCTATTGAAGGGTAATGCAGGATTGTCAGCAGACGGTCTATTTCCCGTAACCACAAAGATGCTTGGTGCTAAGTCAGCCAACATCACAAACATCTCAGCTAATGGTACGCCGGTATACGGTAACAACTCTAAGGTTGACCAAACTCAAGTAAAGGGTGAACCATCAGTTGCTTTGGACTTTAATGATTTGCCATTCGATGTAAAGCAAAAGTTGCTTGGACGTATCTCGGATGGTAAGGGTGGATTCGTACAAGGTGACCGCCCCCGAGTTGCTATGACGATCGAAACGCAAAACGTCAAGCGTACTAACTCAATTTGGTTTGGCTTTGCTAATGGTGAAGTACAAGAAAATGCAGCCAACGTACAAACTGATACGAACAACGAAGTCCGTGTTGATGACCAACTGACATTCACTTCATTCGGTGTTGAAGCATGGAACAACGAGGCTATGAAGGTTTACTCAGACCTCGACTCTAAGTTCGACAAGGCAGCCATGCAAGCTGATGTATTTGGTACTACGGTTGCTCCGGCACCTGCCACGCCCAGCGTATAA
- a CDS encoding IS3 family transposase, with protein sequence MEIIDRSLAMGHRITSVLSALNIARSTYYQWKNWQPSQRETRRNALKTAIKAVYNTNRGIYGYRRIAAFLRFILKTDVGDRLVWELMNELNLKSRMVKKSYKKPTTTTDTPQKPNLMKKLDNLSGVLATDITYIQLMNREWVYLATVYDPEKRRVVSYGLSPEMTKEFATSVVVKALRANGKPKMIHSDMGSQYTSSLFEGTLQNSGINHSYSRKGHPYDNARIESFHSLIKREMIYHEEYRTIDDVRVSVEWYVNWYNNSRINSRTDWLRAA encoded by the coding sequence CTGGAAATCATTGACCGGTCACTCGCAATGGGACACCGCATAACAAGCGTTTTATCGGCTTTGAACATTGCTCGAAGCACGTATTATCAATGGAAAAACTGGCAACCTAGCCAACGAGAAACACGGCGTAATGCTCTGAAAACGGCAATTAAAGCCGTTTATAACACCAATCGTGGCATCTATGGCTACCGTCGTATCGCAGCGTTCTTGCGCTTCATTTTGAAGACTGATGTTGGCGATCGTTTGGTTTGGGAACTCATGAATGAGCTCAATCTCAAATCTCGCATGGTCAAGAAGTCATACAAGAAGCCAACAACAACCACTGACACACCTCAAAAGCCCAACCTCATGAAGAAGTTGGATAATTTGAGTGGCGTTCTGGCAACTGACATTACATACATCCAGTTGATGAATCGTGAGTGGGTTTATCTGGCAACCGTCTATGACCCAGAAAAGCGTCGCGTAGTCTCATACGGACTAAGTCCAGAGATGACCAAGGAATTCGCAACATCCGTCGTAGTTAAGGCTCTAAGAGCCAACGGTAAGCCAAAGATGATTCACAGCGACATGGGAAGCCAATACACTTCTAGCCTGTTCGAAGGAACATTACAAAACTCTGGAATAAATCACTCTTACTCCCGTAAGGGGCATCCTTACGATAACGCTCGTATCGAGAGCTTCCATTCGCTCATCAAGCGCGAAATGATTTATCACGAAGAGTACAGGACCATTGATGATGTCCGGGTGTCTGTCGAGTGGTATGTGAACTGGTACAACAACAGTCGCATCAACTCACGCACTGATTGGCTTCGGGCCGCCTAG
- a CDS encoding head maturation protease, ClpP-related — protein MKKINVKGAVMDNDSAWFYDYFGMDYTSPKSVADVLNDGEVDDVVVNISSPGGDVFAASEIYSELKAYPGNVTVNVQGLAASAASVIAMAGDTVNMAPTAQLMIHKASTTQGGNSDDMDSASAMLNNTDKSIANAYQLKTGKSQADLLQMMSNETWLNAQDAVDQGFADSILFVDENAPLVTNSLEAALPPKSAINKLMNIIANEKQKEMNNKTDSQPVDDLKARKLAILLDK, from the coding sequence ATGAAGAAAATTAACGTCAAGGGCGCTGTCATGGATAACGATAGCGCATGGTTTTATGACTACTTTGGCATGGACTATACAAGTCCTAAGTCAGTGGCAGACGTATTGAATGATGGTGAAGTTGATGATGTTGTGGTGAATATTTCATCACCTGGTGGTGACGTGTTCGCGGCCAGTGAAATCTATTCAGAGTTGAAGGCATATCCAGGCAACGTCACGGTCAATGTGCAAGGACTAGCAGCTAGTGCTGCATCTGTAATTGCGATGGCCGGGGACACGGTGAATATGGCTCCAACCGCTCAACTGATGATTCACAAGGCATCAACTACCCAAGGTGGCAACTCTGATGACATGGACAGTGCATCAGCAATGCTAAACAACACTGATAAGTCAATTGCGAATGCCTATCAACTAAAGACAGGTAAGTCACAAGCTGATTTGTTGCAAATGATGTCTAACGAAACATGGCTGAATGCACAAGATGCAGTTGATCAGGGGTTCGCAGACAGTATCTTGTTTGTAGATGAAAATGCGCCACTGGTGACTAATTCACTGGAAGCTGCATTGCCACCTAAGTCAGCCATTAACAAGCTGATGAACATCATAGCTAATGAGAAGCAAAAAGAAATGAATAACAAGACTGATAGCCAGCCTGTGGACGATTTGAAAGCCCGCAAGTTGGCTATTTTGCTAGACAAATAA
- a CDS encoding head-tail connector protein, with the protein MTVNIEQFKTLMRVDFADDDAIINGYLSAAENYIQDAIGTDDNFYAQPTVVDRYETAVYAYAGTLYTYRISMTETRAIGMDATVNSIVGQLRGKYAEWEEQHEGS; encoded by the coding sequence ATGACGGTCAATATTGAACAATTCAAGACACTAATGCGCGTTGATTTTGCTGATGATGACGCAATTATCAATGGCTACTTGTCTGCAGCTGAAAATTACATCCAGGATGCAATTGGAACGGATGACAATTTCTATGCTCAACCTACTGTTGTTGACCGTTACGAAACTGCTGTCTATGCCTATGCTGGCACGTTATACACGTACCGCATCAGTATGACAGAAACTAGAGCCATTGGTATGGATGCTACGGTTAATTCTATTGTTGGCCAATTGCGTGGTAAGTATGCAGAATGGGAGGAACAACATGAGGGCAGCTGA
- a CDS encoding phage terminase small subunit P27 family, with protein MPRKSYESESDAVLSLTPPHHLGKIASAMWRKMVPVLNASNKMAPLDKNLVEMYASQYEIYRNAYEDIKENGQVTKVYKTVVNPVTGDVIANDMTGYKRNPSTQIYSDAIKQLKSLGSELGLSPASRAELMQLSLDDGKDKPSATEQLQALLNGGGDDES; from the coding sequence GTGCCACGAAAAAGCTATGAAAGCGAGTCTGACGCGGTTTTGTCGCTGACACCGCCACATCACTTAGGCAAGATTGCAAGTGCTATGTGGCGTAAAATGGTGCCCGTACTTAATGCTTCAAACAAGATGGCTCCATTGGATAAGAATTTGGTTGAAATGTACGCAAGTCAATACGAGATTTATCGAAATGCCTATGAAGATATCAAAGAGAATGGTCAAGTTACCAAAGTTTATAAGACGGTGGTTAACCCAGTGACCGGTGATGTGATTGCTAACGATATGACGGGCTATAAGCGCAACCCAAGCACACAGATTTACTCGGATGCCATTAAGCAGTTGAAATCATTAGGTAGTGAGCTTGGTTTATCGCCTGCCAGCCGTGCTGAACTTATGCAATTGAGTTTGGACGACGGAAAAGACAAACCAAGTGCTACGGAACAACTGCAAGCGCTATTGAATGGAGGTGGTGACGATGAGAGTTGA
- a CDS encoding phage head closure protein, which translates to MRAAEFNRKVAFGTVESKQNANNGSIHKIFVEQFSVWCAPKLRTLNQQYQIQGTALDNTKVIVVRHNTAVEGVKVAQIDGVMYDVVQYSPDESNAIIAYDFVTLKRRA; encoded by the coding sequence ATGAGGGCAGCTGAGTTCAATCGCAAGGTCGCGTTTGGTACTGTGGAATCTAAACAGAATGCTAATAATGGTTCTATTCATAAAATTTTTGTGGAACAATTCAGTGTATGGTGTGCACCTAAACTCCGCACGTTGAACCAACAGTATCAAATTCAAGGTACAGCACTCGATAACACTAAGGTTATCGTGGTACGCCATAACACTGCTGTGGAAGGTGTCAAGGTTGCTCAAATTGACGGCGTGATGTACGACGTTGTGCAATACTCACCAGATGAAAGTAATGCCATTATTGCGTATGACTTCGTAACTCTAAAACGGAGGGCATAG
- a CDS encoding DUF806 family protein produces MTPVQEISNVVHSVFPGWQVYFYTIPEEVIDNKNVTQVLITESNSDVTGYGGNSFNEIAFGYRLQVFYGLDEENLISKEITLYKALESFSWRITDSQPRYLDISQTDGQQIIKIIEVNKTMTLDELDQ; encoded by the coding sequence ATGACACCAGTGCAAGAGATTAGTAACGTTGTTCATTCAGTGTTCCCCGGTTGGCAAGTATACTTTTATACTATTCCAGAGGAAGTTATCGACAATAAGAATGTCACTCAAGTGCTAATTACTGAGAGCAACTCAGACGTAACCGGATATGGTGGTAACTCATTCAATGAGATAGCCTTTGGGTACCGTTTGCAGGTATTCTATGGGCTTGACGAAGAGAACCTTATCAGTAAAGAGATAACGCTGTACAAGGCCTTAGAGAGCTTCTCATGGCGTATTACAGACAGCCAGCCACGGTACTTGGATATTAGCCAAACCGATGGACAGCAGATTATTAAAATTATTGAAGTAAATAAGACAATGACACTTGATGAGCTTGACCAATAA